The Oncorhynchus masou masou isolate Uvic2021 chromosome 8, UVic_Omas_1.1, whole genome shotgun sequence genome has a window encoding:
- the LOC135543752 gene encoding insulin receptor substrate 2-A-like — MAKTPESSGMDLGDVSHSCNSQALKVTTSTTTSSSSPPPSSSLSSSAHLQLEAASPPPLQVLQLKRHHKQYYSHGHDLLPKKSPLDNTVRDLSSSCVYEVPDSGGVSQDPDSASAMALAVTTTVCSGVEARDVWKSGYLRKMKHSHKRFFVLRGPSDTGPSRLEYYDSEKKFRNGRKSVCKSPSAVGSPKKVIYLYQCFTVSKRVDSKHKHLIALYTKDEHFVMIAANEEEQEDWYLALSDLVIQEKKEYQDAEELDDGYWTVSPGAIFKEVWQVIVKPKGLGQTKNLIGVCRLCLSAKTIHLVKMCSEMTSVNLPLMNVRRCGHSESFFFMEVGRSSSTGPGEIWMQVESGDPVVAQNMHETILEAMRALRAIPDFRPRSKSQSFPSNPCAVVTTRRQHHGNLPPSLTGLQRSIRVETVVSKASPQKDKGDGGHSPNQTSSHGEGTMNQLISPGTGTLALRNVCISKSLEESLSHCISTTISVSSSSGNDSDTHPWTSDTSVFGSSSDRGSVCAEDLCSNPCVFQLSRRNTPDSLFNTTLIDENSLTDYVAMDLQVTAVAGANQGDSYDVETSKPEHSRQYHQTTSCTPKCEKYLSSKPPFLHIYNQSKLPVGESYMPMTCGPGPHYTDDIPSDYNVTPTLLQTPSATMLPSDQLGPQGYMMMLPRSCSPAKDSLSDVVCDEYMNMSLGSHMDGHTHGSPEALKSYSSYSSLPSSNQPPSQKNCEHDDCIFMCHPAAHHCSAVEWNSRNPLCSSPRHSSHPSSDVLLNLSDVPVLNVTGLSLDQHGVEDSDLPTQTESIQISTDRLNYIAFYLRDDQCATCDVPLPTDEVTSPLPARTSPRESGSGPGLYTGIDLPTSAGQTAATRRWLCSCLPLCINTDDSE; from the coding sequence ATGGCGAAAACACCAGAGAGCAGCGGTATGGATTTAGGAGATGTTTCCCATAGCTGCAATTCACAAGCTCTGAAAgttacaacatcaacaacaacatcatcatcatcaccaccaccatcatcttccCTCAGCAGCAGTGCTCACCTTCAGCTAGAGGCAGCATCACCACCGCCCCTCCAAGTTCTCCAGTTGAAGAGGCATCATAAGCAGTACTATAGCCATGGCCATGATCTGTTACCTAAGAAGAGCCCTCTAGATAATACAGTGAGAGATTTGTCATCATCCTGTGTCTATGAGGTACCTGACTCTGGTGGTGTTTCCCAGGACCCTGACTCTGCATCTGCCATGGCCTTAGCTGTCACAACCACAGTTTGCTCTGGTGTTGAGGCTAGAGATGTATGGAAGTCTGGATACCTGAGAAAGATGAAGCACAGCCACAAGAGATTTTTTGTCTTGAGAGGGCCAAGTGACACAGGCCCCAGCCGTTTGGAGTACTATGATAGTGAGAAGAAATTTAGAAATGGAAGGAAATCCGTTTGTAAATCTCCCAGTGCTGTGGGTTCTCCAAAGAAGGTGATTTATCTGTATCAATGTTTTACTGTTAGTAAAAGGGTAGATTCTAAACACAAGCACCTGATAGCCCTGTACACTAAGGATGAGCACTTTGTCATGATAGCGGCGAATGAGGAGGAGCAAGAGGATTGGTACCTGGCTCTGAGTGATCTGGTGATCCAGGAGAAAAAGGAGTACCAGGACGCTGAGGAGTTGGATGATGGATACTGGACCGTCTCTCCTGGAGCCATCTTCAAGGAGGTGTGGCAGGTGATTGTAAAGCCCAAAGGTTTAGGACAAACCAAGAACCTGATAGGAGTGTGCCGGCTGTGTCTCTCTGCCAAGACCATTCACCTGGTGAAGATGTGCTCTGAGATGACGTCTGTGAACCTGCCCCTGATGAATGTGCGTCGCTGTGGTCACTCCGAGAGCTTCTTCTTTATGGAGGTGGGCCGCTCGTCCTCCACTGGGCCCGGAGAGATCTGGATGCAGGTAGAATCAGGCGACCCTGTGGTGGCTCAGAACATGCATGAGACAATCCTGGAGGCCATGAGAGCCCTGAGGGCCATCCCTGATTTCAGGCCTCGGAGCAAGAGTCAGTCATTCCCATCAAACCCCTGTGCCGTAGTCACCACACGACGTCAACACCATGGCAACCTCCCACCCAGCCTGACTGGGTTACAGCGCTCTATAAGGGTGGAAACTGTTGTGAGCAAAGCGTCCCCACAGAAAGATAAAGGAGATGGAGGCCACAGCCCCAATCAAACTTCTAGCCATGGAGAGGGGACAATGAACCAACTGATCAGCCCAGGGACTGGCACCTTGGCTCTCCGTAATGTCTGCATCAGTAAAAGCCTTGAAGAGAGCCTCAGTCACtgcatctccaccaccatcagtGTATCCAGTAGCAGTGGCAATGACTCTGATACACACCCCTGGACCTCTGACACTTCAGTCTTTGGTTCTTCCAGCGACAGAGGCTCTGTCTGCGCTGAGGATTTGTGCTCCAACCCATGTGTCTTTCAGCTGTCCAGGAGGAACACCCCTGACTCACTGTTTAACACCACACTCATTGACGAGAACAGCTTGACTGACTACGTGGCCATGGATTTGCAGGTAACGGCTGTGGCCGGGGCTAATCAAGGAGATAGCTATGATGTGGAAACGTCTAAGCCTGAACATTCCAGACAATACCACCAAACCACCTCATGCACTCCAAAATGTGAAAAATACCTCTCATCCAAGCCCCCCTTCCTCCATATCTATAATCAGAGTAAACTCCCAGTGGGGGAAAGTTATATGCCAATGACTTGTGGACCAGGTCCTCATTATACAGATGACATCCCTTCAGATTACAATGTGACCCCCACTCTTCTTCAAACACCTAGTGCTACCATGTTGCCCTCAGACCAGCTGGGGCCCCAGGGCTACATGATGATGCTTCCACGTAGCTGTTCACCAGCAAAGGACAGCCTCAGTGATGTAGTGTGTGATGAATACATGAACATGTCTCTCGGGAGCCACATGGATGGTCATACACATGGCTCACCGGAGGCTCTTAAGTCCTACAGCTCCTATTCCTCTCTACCAAGCTCTAACCAGCCTCCTTCACAGAAGAACTGTGAACATGATGACTGTATCTTCATGTGTCATCCTGCAGCTCATCACTGCTCTGCAGTTGAATGGAACAGTAGAAACCCTCTCTGTAGCTCACCTCGTCACTCTTCTCATCCAAGCAGTGATGTGCTGCTGAACCTATCAGATGTGCCTGTGTTGAATGTCACTGGTTTGTCCTTGGACCAGCATGGGGTTGAAGATAGTGACCTGCCCACTCAAACTGAGTCTATCCAGATTTCAACAGATCGTCTCAACTACATTGCCTTCTACCTGAGGGATGATCAGTGTGCCACCTGTGATGTCCCTTTGCCTACCGACGAGGTCACTTCTCCACTTCCTGCACGTACCAGTCCCAGAGAGAGTGGGTCTGGACCCGGACTCTACACTGGCATAGACCTCCCCACATCAGCAGGGCAGACTGCTGCCACCAGACGCTGGCTGTGTTCTTGTCTCCCCTTGTGTATCAATACTGATGACAGTGAGTAA